ccaatgcaatgatgttaggttcaagtacttatcccctgagtgagaccaacccacaaaaacaagaatggtatcactctattgtgaggcaaatgATCCCCCtttaaggcggggtggggtgcaaccctttggtgttAACAACAGTCGTTAGCCttgttagtgtcccattgttgtcattggggggctcctggagccatgtgtgaatggctttgttgtttgttttcagaggctaaatctttgaacctctttgggagagatgaaaggacagcattgtatgtgggagataggtggtgtctcagacctccccctctgttcagagatggtttttcaaccttgacataggactgtctgtttactgtctgtttactgtctgtttacAGGGTGTTTACTGactgtttaaatgctgtttactgtctgtttactgtctgtttactgtctgtttacAGGCTGTTTACAGgctgtttacagtgtgtttgtcctctgacAGCTTTAAGTCCACAGACTCTGGACTCAGAGGTTTAAACGTGTCGACGGCGTCTGTTTACAAGCTGTTTACTATCTGTTTACAGGCTGTTTACAggctgtttgctgtctgtttacaggctctgtgtttactgtctgtttacGGTTTGTTTGCTTAAACGTGTCGATGGTGTCTCACCGCGCTGATCTTCTTCCACTGTCGGTCCAGTTCTGCCTTCTCATTGGTCTCTTTGAAGCGTCGAGTCTTCCTGCCTTCAGACATCTTGATGCCGTACTGGAAGGCGGCCCTGCAGGGACAAACACCATCATTAAACCCTGAGCCTCCAACACCGAATCCACGTTTCCATGTTTCCCCAGGGACGCGAGGAGAGAGGACGCGAGCGGAACGCTGGAAATCAAATGTTTCAGGGAAATGAAAGTGGAACACATCGAAGCGGCGCTCATCAGCTGAACGTGATGATGATTGATACGTGATGTGCTTTTGACCGACAGACTCTCCTGCTCGCTGTGACTTTAACTGGATCAATAAGAAAAGTTAATGATGGAAATAACAGATCATGTCATCAGTGGAGGAAGCTACAATgaacaacaaatcaaaaacagtttAATCTTCATCACTCTTGTGTAACATGACAGTGATCTATCAATCagtctgatcagctgcagcatctAATCAATAACTGATGTCCAATAAGacttctgttttgcttttagaATGATGTCGGGTTCTAGAGAGGATCAAAGGAAATATATCAGAGACTTGAGATGTTCCCTCTCATTGTTCCCAGCAACAACCACCTGCCAGGCAGCTGTCAGAGCCTGGCAGTCAGAGGTGAGGGAGAAAGGACCCACGTACTTTGGCAGAGCCTCCTTGTTGTTCATGTAGTCTGAATACTCCTCCTGAGTGTCGAAGTCCCACCGACCCAGCGGACCCTTTTTATTCCcctgaaacagaacaaacagcattCACTTCCTGTGACGACTCCTTcacattaaaggtccagtgcgGATCCAAAGTGCCCCTTTAAAGGGGGGCTGTGATGCTTTCCTACATTGGCTGTGATGTTTGTAATGTGACTGACGTTCACGTTGAACATCGACAACGAGctcaaagcagcaaaacaaatgactgtGAGCTCGTTTATTGGTCATCGGGGTTAGCACCCGTACCGTCGAGCACACCAGCAGCCGGATGAGGAGGTGCTCACCAGCGCTGGGGGCGGCCCAGGCCCACTTTCTGctgttggccaatcagaatcaagtgGGCTTTTAGGGAGGGGCagcctgtgtttttctgtctgtatctgtttaCTGTTAACAGAGTGCTAAAGAATCTGTTAGCAGCGCCTGCTAGCAGTTTACTCTGGATCTCACTGGATCTCACTGGATCACTGATATTAAAGAGAacttaaaacacaatgattctcaCACAGAGCAGTGATGCATGCTGGGTATTACCTGGTCCATCTTACTGTAGTCCACCTCCTCATCACTGTCCACAGCCAGGTCGTCCATCctgcacgcatacacacacgtgcatgcacacacttttaAGTGCTAATACATGTTTGACTGAGTGTTTTgatgtatgggtgtgtgtgtgtgtgtgtgtgtgtgtgtgtgtgtgtcttacgTAGCAGGGTAACACTCTGCGTAGGAGTTTGATCCTCCAAAGAAATCTCCCAGCTGTTCTTTACCGCTGTCTCTCCTCTGAGAACCAGTTCAACCAGCTAAGGAACAATACTGcagtaataacacacacagtactgcgCTCTGGGGACAGATACTACACACAGTACTGCGCTCTGGGGACAGATACTACACAGTACTGCGCTCTGGGGACAGATACTACACACAGTACTGCTCTCTGAGGACAGATACTACACACAGTACTGCTCTCTGGGGACAGATACTGCTCTCTGGGGACAGATACTACACACAGTACTGCTCTCTGGGGACAGATACTACACACAGTACTGCTCTCTGGGGACAGATACTGCTCTCTGGGGACAGATACTACACACAGTACTGCTCTCTGAGGACAGATACTACACACAGTACTGCTCTCTGGGGACAGATACTACACACAGTACTGCTCTCTGGGGACAGATACTACACTTGCGTTAACCCTTTGTGTTACAGAAGGATATGGTTCCTGGCCCTGCCATtggctgcctgctgctcctgcaaACTTCTCATTGATCATTTTGATCTGCTCTCTGACTGATCCAggacctgagagacagacagacagagagagagagagagagacagacagagagagagagagagagacagacaggcagacagagagagagagagagacagacaggcagacagagagagagagagagagacagacagagagagacagacagagagagagacagacagacagagagagagagagacagacagacagagagagagagagacagacagacagagagacagacagagagagagagagagacagagagagagagagagacagacagacagacagacagacagacagactcttGTTGGTTAATTCATTGGTTAACTGTTACATTAAGGAGGAGCTTGTGTTCCTCCTGTGGTGACGTCTTTATTCTGGTCACAGCTGTGGTGGTTTACCTGCGTCCGTCTCCGtggcctgcagacagacagagggacagacggacagagggacagacagacagtcagtacTGGACAgtaataaataaacacaggTTTGGCTGTGTGTCGTCACACTGACCTGGTGCTCGTCTCCTCGTGGTTTCTCAAAGTAGCTGTGTCTCCTGCTCTTGctgtcatcctctctgtctctgtctctgtctctctctctgtctcgctctctgtgtctgtctttgtctttgggAGGTTTAGAGGACGAGCTGGTGGACAGGATGTAGTCGCCAACGTCGTCGAAGAtactgaaacagagacagagacagagactcgTCTTTTCCGTCTGTTAGCTGAAACTCTGTAGAGttacatctacagtacatgttgtcaactgacctcagatcagccTCAGGAGCCCTCTTCTCATCCAGTTTCcctaaaagacaaacagttaTTGGCTGACGAGACGTGACGAGACGTTTAACAAGTGAGTCGAGCTGCGGCAGCAGACTTACCTTTGTCCTTCTTCTTGATCTTCTTATGACGCGTTCCCTGTCTCAGGTATGACAGGATCTGAGTCAGCTTCGAGATCACGATGTCGTTAGTGGTCAGAGTCGTCTGGGCctgagacacacgcacacacacacacacacgcacgcatgcacacgcgcacgcacgcacacacacacacagtgtataatAAAAGACATCACTCATCTTCTGAACATCAATTCACATGGAGCCTGAGacagctgagagacagatgtgtactgtgacacagatgtgtactgtgatacagatgtgtactgtgatacagatggtactgtgacgtgtactgtgacacagatgtgtactgtgacgtatactgtgacacagatgtgtactgtgacgtgtactgtgacacagatggtactgtgacgtgtactgtgacacagatgtgtactgtgacacagatggtactgtgacgtgtactgtgacacagatgtgtactgtgacacagatggtactgtgacgtgtactgtgacacagatgtgtactgtgacacagatgtgtactgtgacacagatggtactgtgacgtgtactgtgacacagatgtgtactgtgacacagatgtgtactgtgacgtATACTGTGATACAGATGGTACTGTgatgtgtactgtgacagatgtgtactgtgacgtgtactgttacagatgtgtactgtggcGTGTACTGTGttacagatgtgtactgtgatgtgtactgtgacacagatgtgtactgtgacacagatgtgtactgtgataGAGATGGTACTGTGGCGTGTACTGTGATGTGTACTGTgatacagatgtgtactgtgacgtgtactgtgacacagatgtgtactATGATACAGATGGTACTGTGAcgtgtactgtgacacagatgtgtactgtgatacagatgtgtactgtgatacAGATGGTACTGTGGCGTGTACTGTgatacagatgtgtactgtgacacagatgtgtactgtgataGAGATGGTACTGTGGcgtgtactgtgacacagatgtgtactgtgcCGTGTACTGTGGCGTGTACTGTgatacagatgtgtactgtgacacagatgtgtactgtgacacagatgtgtactgtgatacagatgtgtactgtgatacAGATGGTACTGTGGCGTGTACTGTgatacagatgtgtactgtgacacagatgtgtactgtgataGAGATGGTACTGTGGcgtgtactgtgacacagatgtgtactgtgcCGTGTACTGTGAcgtgtactgtgacacagatgtgtactgtgacgtatactgtgacacagatgtgtactgtgatacAGATGGTACTGTgatgtgtactgtgacagatgtgtactgtgacgtgtactgtgttacagatgtgtactgtggcGTGTACTGTGttacagatgtgtactgtgatgtgtactgtgacacagatgtgtactgtgacacagatgtgtactgtgataGAGATGGTACTGTGGCGTGTACTGTGATGTGTACTGTgatacagatgtgtactgtgacgtgtactgtgacacagatgtgtactATGATACAGATGGTACTGTGAcgtgtactgtgacacagatgtgtactgtgacacagatgtgtactgtgatacagatgtgtactgtgatacAGATGGTACTGTGATACAGATGGTACTGTGGCGTGTACTGTgatacagatgtgtactgtgacacagatgtgtactgtgataGAGATGGTACTGTGGcgtgtactgtgacacagatgtgtactgtgcCATGTACTGTGGCGTGTACTGTgatacagatgtgtactgtgacatGTACTGTAATACAGAAGTGTACTGTgatgtgtactgtgacagatgtgtactgtgacgtgtactgtgacacagaaGTGTACTGTGATATGTACTGtgacagatgtgtactgtgacgtgtactgtaatacagatgtgtactgtgatgtgtactgtgacagatgtgtactgtggcgtgtactgtgatacagatgtgtactgtgacgtGTACTGTAATACAGAAGTGTACTGTGGTGTGTACTGTGACGTGTACTGTaatacagatgtgtactgtaatacagatgtgtactgtaatacagatgtgtactgtgacgtgtactgtgacacagatgtgtactgtgacacagatgtgtactgtgatacagatgtgtactgtgatacAGATGGTACTGTGATACAGATGGTACTGTGGCGTGTACTGTgatacagatgtgtactgtgacacagatgtgtactgtgataGAGATGGTACTGTGGcgtgtactgtgacacagatgtgtactgtgcCATGTACTGTGGCGTGTACTGTgatacagatgtgtactgtgacatGTACTGTAATACAGAAGTGTACTGTgatgtgtactgtgacagatgtgtactgtgacgtgtactgtgacacagaaGTGTACTGTGATATGTACTGtgacagatgtgtactgtgacgtgtactgtaatacagatgtgtactgtgatgtgtactgtgacagatgtgtactgtggcgtgtactgtgatacagatgtgtactgtgacgtGTACTGTAATACAGAAGTGTACTGTGGTGTGTACTGTGACGTGTACTGTaatacagatgtgtactgtaatacagatgtgtactgtaatacagatgtgtactgtgacgtgtactgtgacacagatgtgtactgtgacacagatgtgtactgtgatacagatgtgtactgtgatacagatgtgtactgtgatacAGATGGTACTGTGGCGTGTACTGTgatacagatgtgtactgtgacacagatgtgtactgtgataGAGATGGTACTGTGGcgtgtactgtgacacagatgtgtactgtgcCATGTACTGTGGCGTGTACTGTgatacagatgtgtactgtgacatGTACTGTAATACAGAAGTGTACTGTgatgtgtactgtgacagatgtgtactgtgacgtgtactgtgacacagaaGTGTACTGTGATATGTACTGtgacagatgtgtactgtgacgtgtactgtaatacagatgtgtactgtgatgtgtactgtgacagatgtgtactgtggcgtgtactgtgatacagatgtgtactgtgacgtGTACTGTAATACAGAAGTGTACTGTGGTGTGTACTGTGACGTGTACTGTaatacagatgtgtactgtaatacagatgtgtactgtaatacagatgtgtactgtgacgtgtactgtgacacagatgtgtactgtgacgtgtactgtgacacagatgtgtactgtattacagatgtgtactgtattacagatgtgtactgtattacagatgtgtactgtgacgtGTACTGTGATGTGTACTGTATTACAGACGTGTACTGTGCCGTGTACTGTGCCGTGTACTGTAttacagatgtgtactgtgccgtgtactgtgacacagatgtgtactgtattacagatgtgtactgtaTTACAGACGTGTACTGTACCGTGTACTGTGACGTGTACTGTGCCGTGTACTGTGACGTGTACTGTGCCGTGTACTGTGCcgtgtactgtgacacagatgtgtactgtgacgtGTACTGTGACGTGTACTGGGGCGTGTACTGTATTACAGACGTGTACTGTGACGTGTACTGTATTATAGATGTGTACTGTAttacagatgtgtactgtggcGCGTACTGTGACGTGTACTGTGCCGTGTACTGTGCCGTGTACTGTGACGCGTCAGTACCTCCATGCTCGGACAGTCGGCTTTGCTGCGGATTAGAGTTGTTGGGATGTCGGTGTCAGTGAACTCATCATCGAGGTCGACCACATACGCCATCCTTCCTGGCAGGAAGAGCTCGTTCCTCTCCACCTGACCAGACCTGAACACCACACGGTAGATATTCCTCCCTGGGGGGTGATAAAGAGGTCTGTTGGTTATCATCGTTAGAATAAGATGAAACTAACGACACAGAATGTGTCCGTTCTGAATATTAACGAGTGCCTCACCGAGTCGAGTCTTAAACTCGATCTTCTCCTCAGGCTCCATGTCTTTCCTGAaacacagaggtcaaaggtcagacagacagactgatagGTGCTGATCTTAAAACAAGATTACCAGTATTTATATACAATTACCACATGTAAGGACAATGTGAGTATCATCAACAGATGTTAAATAATAAAGGTGAATGAAGTTCATCAGATCTTTAAGCGCGTTTCTGACTGAAACAACTGTTTCATCATCTGATCtgattattaatattaatttggTACATTTATATCTTTTTAATGTGTAAACCACAAACAGCCCTTTGATTCCAtcaagttattattatttcaatagTCTGTAACATCAGACAGCTCGCAGTTACATCTGATTTCATACTTTGCCTCCTTCTGGACTTTCTCcatcatgtcttcttcttctttctccttaCTGGTGATTTCAGCTCTCACCTGtagcgaacacacacacacacacacacacgcacacacgcacacacacacacacacacacacacacacacacacacacacacacacagcagttaaGTCACATGTTCAGTGATGTGATGTTGAGGAAGTGGTGTCGGGGGGGCTGTCAGCCTGGACAGAGCCCAGGAGGTGAACTGGCACCAGCTACCTGTGCACACTCCCACTGTGGTCTGTTAACAGCTGTTTATTTGtatctgttttcagttgaattaCACCATGAAGTCTATGTAAGCTACCAGGTTAGCATTAAGGTTAGCCACAGGAAACAATGCGTGAACCCTCCGCATTCGGAATAATGTGTCTCACCTTCTGCAGCAGAGCGAAGTCCAGACCTTTCACCAAGTGAGTGTGCTCCATGTCACCTCCCAAAAACTTAGACTCCTGGATCAGCTGACGACGTTTCTCTGCTGCAGACTtatccctgaaaacacacaataaacaaatattaaCCACAGATAAACAACATAAACCTGGCACATCCTCAGCGGTAGGTGCTGCTGTAGATGGCTGTACTGTTAGCAgggctagcattagcattactTACACCTTAACAGTGTTCTTGCAGCAGTAATTAGctactttatttttcttctctgcctctgatAGGGTTAACTAACCCTCTAACACTAACCTATCCAACCAATCCAATGAAGGCAATAAACtctagccaatcagagcttgTAGAta
Above is a genomic segment from Chelmon rostratus isolate fCheRos1 chromosome 14, fCheRos1.pri, whole genome shotgun sequence containing:
- the ik gene encoding protein Red; its protein translation is MPETESYSNPLAPEGHEVDDHRTAAQSKLTNDDFRKLLMTPRAAPSSAPPSKSRHHEMPRDYNEDEDPAARRRKKKSYYAKLRQQEMERERELAEKYRDRARERRDGVNKDYEETELISTTANYRAVGPTAEADKSAAEKRRQLIQESKFLGGDMEHTHLVKGLDFALLQKVRAEITSKEKEEEDMMEKVQKEAKKDMEPEEKIEFKTRLGRNIYRVVFRSGQVERNELFLPGRMAYVVDLDDEFTDTDIPTTLIRSKADCPSMEAQTTLTTNDIVISKLTQILSYLRQGTRHKKIKKKDKGKLDEKRAPEADLSIFDDVGDYILSTSSSSKPPKDKDRHRERDRERDRDRDREDDSKSRRHSYFEKPRGDEHQATETDAGPGSVREQIKMINEKFAGAAGSQWQGQEPGSQRRDSGKEQLGDFFGGSNSYAECYPATMDDLAVDSDEEVDYSKMDQGNKKGPLGRWDFDTQEEYSDYMNNKEALPKAAFQYGIKMSEGRKTRRFKETNEKAELDRQWKKISAIIEKRKKMEADGVDVKRPKY